A stretch of Synechococcus sp. MIT S9220 DNA encodes these proteins:
- a CDS encoding HAD family phosphatase, with amino-acid sequence MFDLDGLLIDTEPLHARAWQQAALHFGSELAQDQLIQLQGRRRLDNAKLVCSWINQAITPDQLLAIRQPIAAKLLPEAKAMEGAESLLQTAERCGIATALVTSSDRASVQHKTSNHPWVNRLQMMICGDDPDLKAGKPAPDPFRLGADRLKVKAEECWAFEDSRAGCESALAAGCLVWRLLRTTEKAAQLEHVEQGLLQADRLVVISQLSEAQRSLESIVSRDD; translated from the coding sequence CTGTTTGATCTCGATGGTCTGTTGATCGACACTGAGCCGCTGCATGCGCGCGCCTGGCAACAGGCGGCACTCCATTTCGGCAGCGAACTCGCGCAGGACCAGCTGATCCAGTTGCAGGGCCGCCGCCGGCTCGATAACGCAAAGCTCGTCTGTTCCTGGATCAATCAAGCGATCACACCGGATCAACTGCTCGCCATCAGACAGCCGATCGCAGCAAAGCTGCTGCCTGAAGCGAAGGCCATGGAGGGAGCGGAATCCCTACTGCAAACAGCCGAACGTTGTGGCATTGCGACGGCTTTGGTCACCAGCAGCGACCGAGCATCAGTGCAACACAAAACAAGCAATCACCCATGGGTGAATCGTTTGCAGATGATGATCTGCGGAGATGATCCCGATCTGAAGGCCGGAAAACCAGCTCCGGATCCTTTCCGGCTTGGAGCTGATCGCCTGAAGGTGAAGGCTGAAGAGTGCTGGGCCTTCGAGGATTCCAGGGCCGGATGCGAATCAGCCTTGGCGGCAGGGTGCTTGGTTTGGCGACTGCTTCGAACAACTGAGAAGGCTGCCCAGCTAGAACATGTTGAGCAGGGTTTACTGCAGGCTGATCGACTGGTTGTCATCAGCCAACTGAGCGAGGCCCAGCGCAGCCTTGAATCGATCGTTAGTAGAGACGACTGA
- the sds gene encoding solanesyl diphosphate synthase yields the protein MTTVTDLLEPVEADLEILLSDLRSLIGAGHPILQAAAEHLFSAGGKRLRPGIVLLISRALASDGGLTSRHRRLAEITEMIHTASLVHDDVVDEAATRRGVETVHSRFNHRVAVLAGDFLFAQASWHLANLDDLDVVKLLSRVIMDLADGEVKQGLFRYDTGQTFETYLEKSYCKTASLVANSARAAGVLSGCTEPQLESLYRYGRQLGLAFQVVDDILDFTASDQQLGKPAANDLSSGYLTAPALYALECNPAMGVLIEREFSNEGDLDEALGIVRESDAIARTRQLAETFAQESREALTWLPDSPYRTALLELPDFVLSRLY from the coding sequence ATGACCACCGTCACCGATTTGCTGGAGCCAGTCGAGGCGGATCTTGAGATCTTGCTCAGCGACCTGCGCAGTCTGATCGGAGCGGGACATCCGATCCTCCAAGCAGCTGCAGAACATCTGTTTAGTGCAGGCGGTAAACGCTTGCGGCCAGGCATTGTTCTCTTGATCTCTAGAGCTCTTGCCAGCGACGGCGGCCTCACGTCCCGGCATCGCCGCTTGGCCGAGATCACCGAGATGATCCACACAGCCTCGCTGGTTCACGATGACGTCGTTGATGAAGCCGCAACCAGGCGTGGTGTCGAAACGGTTCACAGTCGTTTCAATCACCGTGTGGCCGTTCTGGCTGGTGATTTTCTGTTCGCGCAAGCCAGCTGGCACCTCGCCAATCTCGATGATCTCGATGTGGTGAAACTGCTCAGCCGCGTGATCATGGATCTGGCTGATGGTGAGGTGAAGCAGGGTCTGTTCCGTTACGACACGGGCCAGACTTTCGAGACCTACCTGGAAAAGAGTTACTGCAAAACCGCGTCTCTGGTTGCCAACAGCGCTCGTGCTGCTGGGGTACTCAGTGGTTGCACCGAGCCTCAGCTGGAATCGCTCTACCGCTATGGACGCCAGTTGGGTCTGGCCTTCCAGGTGGTGGACGACATTCTTGATTTCACGGCCAGTGATCAGCAACTCGGCAAGCCTGCCGCTAATGACCTCTCCAGTGGATACCTCACCGCACCGGCTCTCTATGCCCTGGAGTGCAATCCAGCCATGGGTGTGTTGATCGAACGGGAATTCAGCAATGAAGGTGATCTCGACGAAGCCCTTGGCATCGTGCGTGAGTCGGATGCGATTGCTCGTACCCGTCAACTGGCTGAAACCTTCGCTCAGGAGTCCCGTGAAGCGCTCACCTGGCTTCCGGATTCCCCTTATCGCACCGCCTTGCTGGAGCTCCCCGATTTCGTGCTCAGTCGTCTCTACTAA
- the murI gene encoding glutamate racemase, with amino-acid sequence MTIRLGMFDSGLGGLTVLRRVLERHGPLQVIYLGDTARVPYGSRSAAEIRTIASEVVRWLSQHQISTVVMACNTTNALARDVAEGQAGVPVVGLIGAAAAMVRETRVGVLATPATVASGAYRESIEALHPGTLVVQQACPDFVPLIESGDLRSEALRDAASRYLQPLMEASVESVVLGCTHYPLLVPLLSTLLPPSIRLIDPAMAVASQLDALLGKPVPGGLDQPLAIGETRICVTADADGFADRATPWLGQRPRVELVQLQ; translated from the coding sequence ATGACCATCCGTCTTGGCATGTTTGACAGCGGCCTTGGCGGACTGACGGTCTTGCGTCGGGTTCTGGAACGCCATGGACCCTTGCAGGTGATCTACCTCGGCGATACGGCTCGCGTTCCCTACGGCAGTCGTTCAGCGGCTGAAATCCGCACGATTGCCTCCGAAGTGGTGAGGTGGCTCAGCCAGCATCAGATCTCCACTGTGGTGATGGCCTGCAACACCACCAATGCGCTGGCCAGAGATGTTGCCGAAGGGCAAGCAGGTGTCCCGGTGGTCGGCCTGATTGGAGCTGCCGCAGCCATGGTTCGGGAAACCCGGGTCGGGGTGCTGGCCACACCGGCAACCGTTGCATCGGGTGCCTACCGGGAAAGCATCGAGGCTCTGCATCCAGGAACGCTGGTGGTGCAGCAGGCCTGTCCTGACTTCGTTCCCTTGATTGAAAGCGGAGATCTGCGTTCTGAGGCCCTCCGTGATGCTGCAAGTCGCTACCTGCAACCCCTGATGGAGGCTTCTGTGGAGTCTGTGGTGCTGGGCTGCACGCACTATCCCTTGCTGGTGCCGCTGCTCAGCACTCTGTTGCCGCCATCCATCCGGCTGATCGATCCCGCCATGGCTGTCGCCAGCCAGCTCGATGCCTTGCTAGGGAAGCCAGTCCCCGGAGGCCTGGATCAGCCCCTTGCCATCGGGGAAACACGCATTTGTGTCACGGCTGATGCTGACGGATTCGCGGACCGTGCCACGCCCTGGCTGGGGCAACGGCCACGGGTTGAGCTGGTGCAACTGCAGTGA
- a CDS encoding N-acetylmuramoyl-L-alanine amidase, whose protein sequence is MPRLPRRFSALLVALVVQSAGLLMALPARAASALAAWSLGRDGVLQLRTATGARLDAFFEAGEAGRGPRVWIDFPGELSRTRKLRGSGPVREVRLGKPNPGATRLVIEFNPGVELDPGQLRLIGTSPDRWKLMFEGLPTRGLRTIGEGDLNRASSGRWGGVRIKPTKTPVNAAGLPSVPRGRYSVVIDPGHGGPDPGAVGIRGIRESEIVLDVSLQVARLLEAKGVQVTLTRTAEVDVDLPPRVSLANRLGATAFVSIHANAISMSRPEVNGIETFYFSDPRSARLAAHIQQQVLNVSPGSPNRGVRRGRFFVIRRTTMPSVLVETGFVTGSLDSPRLASAAHRRRLSLAIATGILEYLQGVR, encoded by the coding sequence ATGCCTCGGCTCCCTCGTCGTTTCAGCGCTCTGCTGGTTGCTCTCGTTGTGCAGAGCGCTGGCTTGCTGATGGCCCTTCCCGCTCGGGCCGCCAGTGCCCTTGCGGCCTGGTCGCTGGGACGTGATGGGGTTCTGCAATTGCGCACGGCCACGGGAGCGCGCCTCGACGCATTCTTTGAAGCCGGTGAAGCCGGTCGTGGCCCAAGGGTCTGGATTGATTTTCCCGGTGAGCTGAGCCGCACACGCAAGCTGCGAGGTTCCGGACCGGTTCGCGAGGTTCGACTCGGCAAGCCCAACCCCGGCGCCACGCGTCTGGTGATCGAGTTCAATCCTGGCGTTGAGCTTGATCCTGGCCAACTGCGACTGATCGGCACCTCGCCAGATCGCTGGAAGTTGATGTTCGAGGGGCTTCCCACCAGAGGCCTGCGCACCATCGGGGAAGGCGATCTCAACCGGGCCAGCTCCGGCCGCTGGGGCGGCGTTCGTATCAAGCCCACAAAAACTCCGGTGAATGCCGCCGGGCTGCCGAGTGTGCCTCGAGGTCGTTACAGCGTCGTGATCGATCCAGGCCATGGCGGACCTGACCCCGGTGCCGTGGGAATCAGGGGGATTCGCGAGTCGGAAATTGTTCTCGATGTTTCGCTTCAGGTGGCGCGATTGCTTGAGGCCAAGGGCGTTCAGGTCACCCTCACTCGAACCGCAGAGGTGGATGTTGATTTACCGCCGAGGGTGTCGCTGGCCAACCGACTGGGTGCAACGGCCTTTGTGAGTATTCATGCCAATGCCATCAGCATGTCTCGTCCGGAAGTGAACGGCATTGAGACCTTCTATTTCTCCGATCCTCGCTCTGCACGGCTGGCCGCACATATCCAGCAGCAGGTGCTGAATGTGTCTCCGGGAAGCCCCAATCGCGGAGTCCGTCGCGGCCGCTTCTTTGTGATCCGCCGCACCACCATGCCTTCGGTCTTGGTGGAAACAGGCTTTGTCACTGGCAGTCTCGACTCACCAAGGCTCGCTAGCGCAGCGCATCGCCGGCGGCTCTCTCTGGCTATTGCTACCGGCATCCTTGAGTATCTGCAGGGGGTGCGATGA
- a CDS encoding carbon-nitrogen hydrolase family protein encodes MRDFLAAAVQLTSSSDPQSNFTAAEEQIDLAARRGAELIGLPENFAFLGEDSRRLELAPALAEQASNFLVTMARRYQVVILGGGFPVPVEDGEHTYQRAQLVGRDGQILASYDKLHLFDVDLADGSSYRESASFSPGTTPPPVVDVPGLCRVGLSICYDVRFPELYRDLIGAGAELLMIPAAFTAFTGKDHWQVLLQARAIENTSYVLAPAQTGVYAGRRQNHGHSLVIDPWGTVLADAGVSTGAAVAPVDLDHLERIRTQMPCLKHRRTALF; translated from the coding sequence GTGCGTGATTTCCTGGCGGCGGCCGTGCAACTCACCAGCAGTTCTGACCCGCAGAGCAATTTCACGGCTGCTGAGGAACAGATCGACCTTGCTGCACGTCGAGGAGCTGAGTTGATCGGATTACCCGAGAACTTTGCCTTTCTTGGTGAGGATTCACGGCGCCTTGAACTGGCTCCGGCCCTGGCAGAACAGGCCTCCAATTTTTTAGTCACCATGGCGCGTCGCTATCAGGTGGTGATTCTTGGCGGTGGTTTCCCTGTTCCCGTCGAGGACGGTGAGCACACCTATCAACGCGCGCAGTTGGTGGGCCGAGATGGTCAGATCCTTGCCAGTTACGACAAACTCCATCTGTTCGATGTGGACCTGGCGGACGGTAGTTCCTATCGCGAGTCAGCCTCGTTCAGCCCCGGCACGACGCCTCCACCCGTTGTGGATGTGCCTGGACTCTGTCGGGTGGGGCTGTCGATTTGCTACGACGTGCGCTTCCCTGAGCTCTACCGAGATCTGATCGGAGCAGGAGCTGAGTTGCTGATGATTCCCGCCGCTTTCACGGCTTTTACGGGTAAGGACCACTGGCAGGTGCTTCTGCAGGCGCGTGCGATTGAAAACACGTCCTATGTGCTTGCCCCAGCACAGACAGGTGTTTACGCAGGACGACGTCAGAATCATGGACATTCCCTGGTCATTGACCCCTGGGGAACGGTGCTCGCCGATGCCGGGGTGAGCACCGGTGCAGCAGTCGCTCCGGTTGACCTTGATCATCTCGAGCGCATTCGCACTCAGATGCCCTGCCTGAAGCACCGCAGAACCGCACTGTTCTGA
- a CDS encoding 2-phosphosulfolactate phosphatase family protein, with product MQVSYFHAATDVPDTIGSADGPDAAVVIDVLRATTTIAWALHNGAEAVQAFADLDELRAQAQQWSESSRLLLGERGGCMLDGFDLGNSPVAVTPEVVQGKRLLMSTTNGTRALQRVRDVACLVTAALPNRRAVAERLLAGQYQRILILGSGWEGTYSLEDSLAAGAIGELLVSAGASVANDELQAALALWNHWKHDPEACLRTASHGQRLIGLGNHDADFSCCAALDQISVVPTQVEPGVLRAVPV from the coding sequence ATGCAGGTTTCCTATTTTCATGCGGCCACGGATGTCCCAGACACGATTGGTTCCGCCGACGGTCCTGATGCTGCGGTCGTGATCGATGTCCTGCGTGCCACGACCACGATTGCCTGGGCGCTGCACAACGGCGCCGAGGCGGTTCAGGCGTTCGCTGATCTCGATGAACTGCGTGCCCAGGCGCAGCAGTGGTCTGAATCCTCCCGTTTGCTTTTGGGAGAGCGCGGCGGTTGCATGCTCGATGGCTTTGACCTGGGCAACTCCCCGGTGGCGGTGACCCCTGAGGTGGTGCAGGGCAAGCGATTGCTGATGAGCACCACCAACGGCACCCGTGCATTGCAGCGGGTTCGCGACGTTGCTTGCCTTGTGACGGCGGCTCTGCCTAACAGGCGTGCAGTTGCCGAGCGGTTGCTGGCAGGCCAATACCAGCGGATTCTGATTCTTGGCAGTGGTTGGGAAGGCACCTATTCCCTCGAGGATTCGCTGGCTGCCGGAGCGATCGGTGAGCTGCTCGTGTCGGCCGGAGCCTCGGTTGCCAATGATGAACTTCAGGCTGCACTGGCCCTCTGGAATCACTGGAAACACGACCCTGAGGCCTGCCTGCGCACCGCTTCGCATGGTCAGAGGCTGATCGGACTTGGCAACCACGATGCTGATTTCAGCTGTTGCGCGGCGTTGGATCAGATTTCCGTCGTTCCGACCCAGGTCGAGCCCGGTGTTTTACGAGCCGTGCCTGTCTAA
- a CDS encoding UbiD family decarboxylase, with protein MALFRSGPSTRDLRAFIQLLEERGQLKRITAPVDPDLELAAIADRVLASGGPGLLFENVIGSSMPVAVNLLGTVERVVWSMGLEHPEQLEDLGERLALLQQPRPPKGLGETKKFARVFWDLVKARPDRDLLPPCRQQVFEGDQVDLDNIPLIRPWPGDAGGVITLGLVITKDPETGVPNVGVYRLQKQSVNTMTVHWLSVRGGARHLRKAAALGQKLEIAIAIGVHPLLVMAAATPIPVQLSEWLFAGIYAGEGVRLTPCKTLDLKVPSHSEVVLEGTITPGEVMPDGPFGDHMGFYGGVEDSPLVRFHCMTQRKDPIFLTTFSGRPPKEEAMLAIALNRIYTPILRQQIPEIKDFFLPMEALSYKLAVISIDKAYPGQAKRAAMAFWSALPQFTYTKFVVVVDSHINVRDPRQVVWAIAAQVDPQRDLFTLENTPFDTLDFASEQLGLGGRLAIDATTKIGPEKNHPWGEPLSRPDDLEQRVTDRLDELGLADISNREPNPELFGYLLDQLIANRTQP; from the coding sequence ATGGCTCTGTTCCGCTCCGGTCCCAGCACCAGGGATCTGCGCGCCTTCATTCAACTGCTGGAGGAGCGGGGTCAGCTCAAGCGGATCACGGCCCCGGTGGATCCCGATCTCGAGTTGGCAGCGATCGCCGATCGCGTACTGGCCAGCGGTGGACCCGGATTGTTGTTCGAAAACGTGATCGGATCGTCGATGCCGGTCGCCGTCAACCTGCTCGGCACCGTGGAGCGCGTCGTCTGGAGCATGGGCCTCGAGCACCCAGAACAACTGGAAGACCTGGGTGAACGTCTGGCGCTGCTGCAACAACCACGCCCTCCCAAGGGATTAGGGGAAACCAAGAAATTTGCCCGTGTGTTTTGGGATCTGGTGAAGGCAAGACCAGACAGGGATCTCTTGCCTCCCTGCCGGCAGCAGGTGTTTGAAGGAGATCAAGTCGACCTCGACAACATCCCCTTGATCCGCCCCTGGCCAGGCGATGCCGGGGGGGTCATCACGCTGGGACTGGTCATCACCAAAGACCCCGAAACCGGCGTTCCCAACGTGGGTGTGTATCGACTTCAGAAACAGTCGGTCAACACCATGACCGTGCACTGGCTGAGCGTCCGCGGTGGTGCACGCCATTTGCGCAAAGCGGCAGCACTCGGCCAGAAACTAGAGATCGCCATCGCGATTGGTGTACATCCACTGCTGGTGATGGCGGCTGCCACACCCATTCCTGTGCAGTTGAGCGAATGGTTGTTCGCCGGGATTTACGCCGGCGAAGGCGTCAGGCTCACCCCCTGCAAGACCTTAGATCTCAAGGTTCCGAGTCACAGTGAGGTGGTGCTGGAGGGCACGATCACACCTGGTGAGGTGATGCCAGATGGACCCTTTGGCGATCACATGGGCTTTTACGGAGGGGTTGAGGACTCACCTCTGGTGCGTTTCCACTGCATGACGCAACGCAAAGATCCGATCTTTCTGACCACATTCAGCGGCCGGCCTCCCAAAGAGGAAGCGATGTTGGCCATTGCGCTGAACAGGATCTACACACCAATCCTGCGCCAGCAGATCCCCGAGATCAAAGATTTCTTCCTGCCGATGGAAGCGCTGAGCTACAAGCTCGCGGTGATTTCCATCGACAAGGCCTATCCAGGCCAGGCCAAGCGCGCCGCGATGGCGTTCTGGAGTGCCTTGCCGCAGTTCACCTACACCAAGTTTGTGGTGGTGGTCGATAGTCACATCAACGTGCGTGATCCGCGCCAGGTGGTCTGGGCAATCGCCGCTCAAGTGGACCCACAAAGGGATCTGTTCACCCTGGAAAACACGCCATTCGACACCCTGGACTTCGCCAGTGAGCAACTTGGCCTTGGCGGACGATTGGCAATTGACGCCACAACCAAAATCGGCCCTGAGAAAAACCATCCTTGGGGCGAACCTCTGAGCAGACCAGACGATCTGGAACAACGCGTGACAGACCGCCTGGACGAACTGGGATTAGCCGATATCAGCAACAGAGAGCCGAACCCAGAATTGTTCGGCTACCTGCTGGATCAGCTCATTGCCAACCGGACTCAGCCATAA
- a CDS encoding extracellular solute-binding protein, translated as MKLFAIPFLASLSFLAAAAHAEEVRVYSGRHYNTDRQTYKAFSEKTGIKVRLIEAAGISLVERLKREGSNTRADVIILVDAARINNAAKAGLFQPINSAKLNAEVPARYRDPGNRWFGIARRVRAIIINPNQVKPSQVQTYAQLASPDLKGKVCLRNRKNVYNQSLVADQLAIRGEAQTKSWLKGLISNVSQPYFPGDIALIRAVAQGKCGVGVVNHYYLARMRAGINGAKDTKLGNQVKIVMPNPAHVNISAAAVSKYAKNKSAAIELIEFMASPDGSRGIAGPTFEFPLTGVGGSTYLKGMTKFTPDNVTISQLSALNPKAIQLMAESGWQ; from the coding sequence ATGAAGCTGTTTGCCATCCCATTTCTCGCGTCGCTGTCTTTCTTGGCGGCTGCCGCACACGCCGAAGAAGTTCGAGTTTATTCGGGGCGTCACTACAATACGGACCGCCAGACTTACAAGGCATTCTCTGAGAAAACTGGGATCAAAGTCCGCCTGATCGAAGCAGCAGGCATTTCTCTTGTTGAGCGTCTCAAGCGAGAGGGAAGTAACACCAGGGCTGATGTGATCATTCTTGTTGATGCGGCCAGAATCAACAATGCAGCAAAAGCTGGTTTGTTTCAGCCAATCAACTCTGCAAAGTTGAATGCCGAAGTTCCAGCGCGTTATCGCGATCCCGGTAATCGCTGGTTTGGTATTGCACGACGTGTACGTGCAATCATCATTAATCCTAATCAGGTCAAGCCATCACAGGTGCAGACTTATGCGCAGTTAGCGTCTCCCGATCTCAAAGGCAAAGTATGCCTGCGTAACCGTAAAAATGTCTATAACCAATCGTTGGTGGCTGATCAGCTCGCGATTCGCGGAGAGGCGCAGACCAAATCTTGGCTGAAGGGTTTGATTTCCAATGTCTCCCAGCCTTACTTCCCGGGTGATATTGCTCTTATTCGCGCAGTCGCTCAAGGAAAGTGTGGTGTTGGGGTCGTGAATCACTACTACCTTGCCCGAATGCGAGCTGGTATCAACGGTGCGAAAGACACGAAGCTTGGTAATCAGGTCAAAATTGTGATGCCAAACCCTGCGCATGTGAATATCAGTGCAGCAGCTGTGTCGAAATACGCCAAAAACAAATCAGCTGCTATTGAACTCATCGAATTCATGGCTTCCCCTGATGGAAGCAGAGGAATTGCAGGTCCTACTTTCGAATTCCCGCTCACTGGTGTTGGTGGTTCGACCTATCTCAAAGGGATGACCAAGTTCACTCCTGACAATGTGACGATCTCTCAGTTGAGTGCACTCAATCCCAAGGCCATTCAGCTTATGGCTGAGTCCGGTTGGCAATGA
- a CDS encoding Fe2+-dependent dioxygenase — MNHIKLQLLNNEECEKLLSKLCDAEWIDGKTTAGSQAQAGKINEQVKQSSPLSAEIHAYVQKAMWAHPAIKSFCLPRKLHRFLVSKTSVGGGYDSHVDNAYMSSGRSDLSFTLCLSDHNQFKGGSLEVDTVMDSVDIELEQGEIVIYPSTSMHRVNTVTEGVRIACVGWIESYLKNEIDRVTLFQLDSGAKGLLAKHGRSEELDLIFLAYTNLLRSLGT; from the coding sequence ATGAACCATATCAAGCTTCAATTGCTCAACAATGAGGAGTGTGAAAAGCTTTTAAGCAAACTGTGCGATGCAGAGTGGATTGATGGAAAGACAACTGCAGGCTCTCAAGCCCAGGCGGGAAAAATCAATGAACAAGTCAAGCAATCCTCTCCCCTGAGTGCCGAGATTCATGCCTACGTACAAAAAGCAATGTGGGCTCATCCGGCCATTAAGAGCTTTTGCTTGCCACGAAAACTACATCGTTTTTTAGTTAGCAAAACAAGCGTTGGAGGAGGCTATGACAGCCATGTGGACAATGCTTATATGAGCAGCGGCAGAAGTGATTTATCTTTCACTTTATGCTTGTCTGATCACAATCAATTCAAAGGAGGATCACTTGAAGTTGATACTGTGATGGATTCGGTTGACATTGAGCTTGAGCAGGGAGAAATCGTGATCTACCCAAGTACATCGATGCATCGCGTGAACACAGTCACGGAGGGCGTGCGCATCGCTTGTGTGGGCTGGATCGAGAGCTATCTGAAAAACGAGATTGATCGCGTCACACTCTTTCAACTGGATAGCGGCGCCAAAGGACTGCTGGCCAAGCATGGCCGTAGCGAAGAGCTTGATCTTATTTTTCTTGCCTATACGAATTTGCTGCGATCGTTGGGCACATGA
- a CDS encoding iron uptake porin, whose translation MKLFKQLLVAPAALGLMAPVAAVATDVNVAGISDYAPVSADAVSVDQVTSITQFSDVYPTDWAYQALSNLIERYGCVAGYPNGTYRGNRAMTRFEAAALLNACLDRVTEVTDELKRLMKEFEKELAIVKGRVDGLEARVGELEATQFSTTTKLKGRVDMVLGGLSYGGSGSDDNDMGLGTGSTYTGEDALTFNYTAQFDLNTSFTGKDLLYTRIKTGNFGANFYDQNQNGFGESSLADLAVGNSNGDTLKVDKLWYQFPIGASFTAYVGPKIEAYYMLGSTPSVYRQILKQFKLGGYYGAYGASTSPGVGLAWRQQKENFSDPRFTVSASYNASNGAKSNPNNGGIGGTDSKARFNTQIAYGNPQWNLSAAYQYAQAGAFKGYGTPSGQANYYVNAAGDYTKGSYSDVNSVALRAWWQPKESGWMPSISAGWGLSSFNGPASDTGTDLNYSSTSQNWFVGLNWKDAFMKGNILGAAIAQSNFKTAMKNYNDNGDNGARDGNYSMELYYQFQVTDNIAVTPTIFYLSRPYGQLTGTSAQYGGNNADTFNIFGYLVQTTFRF comes from the coding sequence ATGAAACTGTTCAAGCAACTTCTTGTTGCTCCAGCTGCTCTGGGCCTTATGGCTCCAGTCGCTGCTGTTGCAACTGACGTCAACGTTGCTGGCATCTCTGACTACGCACCCGTGTCTGCTGACGCGGTTTCTGTGGATCAGGTCACCAGCATCACTCAGTTCTCGGATGTTTATCCGACTGACTGGGCTTATCAGGCTCTCAGCAACCTGATCGAGCGCTACGGCTGCGTCGCTGGCTACCCCAACGGCACCTACCGCGGCAACCGTGCAATGACCCGCTTTGAAGCGGCTGCACTGCTGAACGCCTGCCTCGACCGCGTCACCGAAGTGACCGACGAGCTCAAGCGTCTGATGAAGGAGTTCGAAAAAGAACTCGCCATCGTGAAGGGCCGTGTTGACGGACTGGAAGCTCGTGTTGGCGAACTGGAAGCAACCCAGTTCTCCACCACCACCAAGCTGAAAGGCAGGGTTGACATGGTTCTGGGCGGCTTGTCCTACGGCGGCAGCGGCTCTGACGACAACGATATGGGCCTTGGTACAGGCAGTACCTATACCGGTGAAGACGCCCTCACCTTCAACTACACGGCTCAGTTCGATCTGAACACCAGTTTCACTGGCAAAGATCTGCTGTACACCCGCATCAAGACCGGTAACTTCGGCGCAAACTTCTACGATCAAAACCAGAATGGTTTTGGTGAGTCAAGCCTCGCTGATCTTGCGGTTGGTAACTCCAACGGAGATACCCTGAAGGTTGACAAGCTTTGGTACCAGTTCCCTATCGGTGCAAGCTTCACAGCTTATGTAGGCCCCAAGATTGAGGCCTACTACATGCTTGGTTCAACCCCAAGTGTCTACCGTCAAATCTTGAAGCAATTCAAGCTCGGCGGTTACTACGGTGCATACGGTGCAAGCACCTCACCTGGTGTTGGTCTTGCTTGGAGGCAGCAGAAGGAAAACTTCTCTGATCCTAGATTTACCGTTTCTGCCAGCTACAACGCTTCTAACGGAGCAAAGTCAAACCCCAATAACGGTGGTATTGGCGGCACTGATTCGAAGGCAAGGTTCAACACACAAATTGCTTACGGCAATCCTCAGTGGAACCTTTCTGCTGCTTATCAGTACGCTCAAGCAGGCGCCTTCAAGGGCTACGGCACACCTAGCGGCCAGGCCAACTATTACGTCAATGCAGCTGGCGATTACACAAAGGGTTCTTACTCTGATGTGAATTCTGTTGCTTTGCGTGCATGGTGGCAGCCTAAGGAATCTGGTTGGATGCCCAGCATCAGTGCAGGATGGGGTCTTTCCTCATTCAACGGTCCTGCAAGCGACACTGGTACTGATCTCAACTACTCATCCACGTCTCAGAACTGGTTCGTTGGTTTGAATTGGAAGGATGCCTTCATGAAGGGCAACATCCTTGGTGCTGCGATTGCCCAGTCTAATTTCAAGACTGCCATGAAGAACTACAATGACAACGGAGACAATGGTGCTCGGGATGGTAACTACTCCATGGAGCTCTACTATCAGTTCCAAGTAACTGACAACATCGCAGTTACACCCACCATCTTCTACCTGTCACGTCCTTATGGACAACTCACAGGTACATCTGCTCAGTATGGTGGAAACAACGCCGATACATTCAACATCTTCGGCTACCTTGTCCAAACAACGTTCCGCTTCTGA